The following nucleotide sequence is from Dyella sp. BiH032.
GCGCGCGGCGATCGAACGGGCAGAGCGTAAGCGTCTCGAAGGCGAAGAACTCACCGAACTCGGTCTGGTCCGCCTCGACCACGACCGCCAGATTCTCGTGGCGGATGCCGTGCCGGTCCGGTTTGTACACGCCCGGCTCGATGGACGTGATCATGCCCGGCTCCAGGGCATGAAGCGCGGTGCCGGGCACAGGCGGCCGGATGCTCTGCGGCCCTTCGTGCACGTTGAGGAAGTAGCCCACGCCATGGCCGGTACCGTGCCCATAGTCCAGGCCGGAGGCCCACAGCGGTGCGCGGGCCAGTGCGTCCAGCTGCGGGCCGCTGGCTCCCTTCGGGAAGCGGGCGCGGGACAGCGCGATCAGCCCCTTCATTACCAGGGTGGAGTCGCGGCGCTGCTCGGCGGTGGTCGGGCCCAGGCCCAGCACGCGGGTCACGTCGGTGGTGCCACCCAGATACTGCCCGCCGGAATCCACCAGCAGCAGGCCCAGCGGCTTGAGCGTGCTGTGGCTCTCCGGCGTGGCGCGGTAATGGGGCAGGGCGCCGTTGGCCTGGTAGCCGGCAATGGTGGCGAAGCTTTCGCCGATGAAATCGGGTTGGGACGAACGCTCTTCGCGCAGCAGCGCTTCGACGTCCAGTTCCGTCTGCGTCATGCCGGCGGCCAGGCGCTCCTCCAGCCGGCGGAACGCCCGGACCAGGGCCGCGCCATCGCGGCGCATCGCCTCGCGCACGTGATCCAGCTCGCCGGCGCTCTTGCGCGCCTTGAGCAAAGTGGACGGATTGGCGGCTTCGACCCGGCGTACGGCGGGGGGAATGGCGTCGGCGATGACGCTGGCGACGCGATGGGCGTCCAGCAGCAGGGTGTCGCCGGCGCGCAGCTCGCCCAGGGCATCGGCGATGGTGGCGTAGTTCGCGATGCGCACGTCGTCGGCGGCGAGCGCGGCGACCAGCGTGTCAGTGAGCTTGCGCCGGTCGACGAACAAGGTGGCCGGGCCGTCGGCGGCGACCAGCAGGTGCGCCAGGAAGACCGGGTTGCATTCGACATCGCTGCCGCGCAGGTTGGTCAGCCAGGCAATGTCGTCCAGGCTCGATACCAGGTGATGCGAGGCTCCGTGCTTGCGCATGGCCGTGCGCAGGCGGGCGAGCTTGTCCGCCCGGGTGATGCAGGCATAGCGGATCGGGTGTTCCACCACCGGTGCCACGGGCAGGGGCGGGCGGTCCGTCCAGATGGCGCCGGGCAGGTCGAGGTCCGTGCGCAACCGGGCGCCGGTGGACGCGAAGCGCCGGTCGATCAGTTCGCGGGTTGCCAGCGGAAGGCTGTCGCCAGCCACCGCCAGGGTCTGACCGTCGCCCAGGTGCTGGCGCAGCCACTCCAGGTGCTCGGAGGCCTGCGAGGGGCGCTGACGCATCAGTTCGATGCCCGTACCGGCGAGCTGCCGTTCGGCCTGCGCGAAGTAGCGCGAGTCGGTCCACAGCCCGGCCTGGTCCGGCGTGACGATCAGGAGGCCGGCCGAGCCGGTGAATCCGGACAGCCAGGCGCGGGCCTGCCAGTGGTCGGGCAGGTACTCGGACATGTGCGGATCGGCGCTGGGGATGAGGCAGGCATCCACGCCGTGGCGACGCATGGCCTCACGCAAAAGGGCAAGGCGGGAAGGAATGGGGTGGCTCATCCGTTCATGCTAGCAGTCGGCGTGGAGCTGGTCCGTGGCATGCGACGGCAGGACTCGGCGGACAGTTCGACGGCAGGTTCGATGAACAGGCTCCAAGAATCGGGGGCGAAATTTTCCCGGGACCGCTCGCGGCCTGGAGCGACTCCCGCTAAAATGCCGATTTCCAGCACGGCTGCATCCCATGACCCCCCTGATTTTCGTCACCGGCGGTGTGGTGTCCTCGCTTGGCAAGGGCATCGCCGCGGCGTCGCTGGCTTCCATTCTGGAAGCGCGTGGCCTCTCGGTCACCATGATGAAGCTCGACCCGTACATCAACGTGGACCCGGGCACCATGAGCCCCTTCCAGCACGGCGAGGTGTACGTCACCGACGACGGTGCCGAGACCGACCTGGACCTGGGCCACTACGAGCGCTTCGTCCATACCCGCCTGACGGGCAAGAACTCCATCACCACGGGCAAGATCTACGAGTCGGTGATCCGCAAGGAGCGCCGCGGCGACTACCTGGGCGCCACCGTGCAGGTGATCCCGCACATCACCGACGAGATCAAGCACTGCATCCACGAGGCCACCCGCGGCTTCGACGTGGCCCTGGTGGAGATCGGCGGCACGGTGGGCGACATCGAGTCGCTGCCGTTCCTGGAGGCCATCCGCCAGCTGCGCATCGAGCACGGTCCGGAGAAGTGCCTGTTCATGCACCTGACCCTGGTGCCGTACATCAAGGCCGCCGGCGAGATCAAAACCAAGCCGACCCAGCATTCGGTGAAGGAACTGCGCTCCATCGGCATCCAGCCGGACGTGCTGCTGTGCCGCTGCGAACAGCCGCTGCCCGACGGCGAGCGCCGCAAGATCGCGCTGTTCACCAATGTGCCGGAAAACGCCGTGATCAGCGCGGCGGACGTGGACATCATCTACAAGCAGCCGCTGTGGCTGCACAAGCAGGGCCTGGACGAGATCGTGGTCAAGCGCCTCGGCCTGGAAGCCGGCCCGGCCGACCTGTCCGCCTGGCAGCGCACGGTCGATGCGGTCGAGCATCCGAAAGACGAGGTCAGCGTGGCCATCGTCGGCAAGTACGTCGAGCACAAGGATGCCTACAAATCGCTGGGCGAAGCCCTGCGCCACGGCGGCATCAAGCAGCAGACGCGCGTCAACCTGAAGTGGATCGACTCCGAGCAGATCGAGGCCGAAGGCGCGGCCAAAGTGCTGGGCGAGGTGGATGCGATTCTCGTGCCTGGCGGGTTCGGTAAGCGCGGCTTCGAGGGCAAGGTGCTGACTGCCAAGTACGCGCGCGAGCACGGGGTGCCGTATTTCGGCATCTGCTACGGCATGCACGCGGCGGTGGTGGATTTCGCCCGCCACGTGGCCGGCCTGGCCGACGCGGACTCCAGCGAGAACGATCGCAACACGCCGGACCCGGTGATCGCGCTGATCACCGAGTGGACTACCGCCACCGGCGAGGTCGAGACCCGCAACGAGCGTTCCGACCTGGGTGGCACCATGCGCCTGGGCGCGCAGGAGTGTCGCCTGAAGGTCGGTACGCTGGCGCGCGAGTTGTACGGCCAGGACGTGGTGCGCGAGCGCCATCGCCACCGCTACGAGTTCAACAACCGCTACCGCCAGTCCTTCGAGGACCTGGGGATGGTCATCTCCGGCAAGTCGATGGACGACCTGCTGGTGGAGATCGTCGAACTGCCGCAGCAGAAGCATCCGTGGTTCCTCGGTTGCCAGGCGCATCCGGAATTCACCTCGACGCCGCGCGACGGCCATCCGCTGTTCATCGGTTTCGTCCGCGCTGCCCGCGAATACAAGGCGGTGCGCGAAGGCGAGCGCCTGGCCCGGGCGAAGGAGAACGTCGCATGAAGCTGTGCGGTTTCGAGGTCGGCCAGGACCAGCCGCTGTTCCTGATCGCCGGGCCCTGCGTCGTCGAATCCGAGCAGCTCCAGGTGGAGACGGCGGGCAAACTGAAGGAAATCACCGCCAAGCTCGGCGTCAACTTCATCTTCAAGTCCAGCTTCGACAAGGCGAACCGGTCGTCCGGTTCCAGCTTCCGCGGCCTGGGCATGGAAGAAGGTCTGCGCATCCTGGGCGAGGTAAAGCGCCAGGTCGGCGTGCCGGTGCTCACCGACGTGCACGAATACACCCCGTTCGGCGAAGTCGCCTCGGTGGTGGATATGCTGCAGACGCCGGCCTTCCTGTGCCGCCAGACCGACTTCATCCAGGCGGTGGCCCGCGCCGGCAAGCCGGTGAACATCAAGAAGGGCCAGTTCCTCGCGCCGTGGGACATGAAGAACGTCGTGGACAAGGCCAAGGCCGTGGGCAACGACGACATCCTGGTGTGCGAGCGCGGCGCCAGCTTCGGCTACAACAATCTCGTGTCCGACATGCGTTCGCTCGCGGTGATGCGCGACACCGGCTGCCCGGTAGTGTTCGACGCGACGCATTCGGTGCAGCTGCCGGGCGGGCAGGGCACCAGTTCCGGCGGCCAGCGCGAATTCGTGCCGGTGCTGGCGCGCGCAGCCATCGCGGTCGGCGTGGCGGGCCTGTTCGCCGAGACGCATCCGGATCCGGCCAAGGCGCTGAGCGACGGCCCCAATGCCTGGCCGCTGGGCAAGATGGAAGCGCTGCTGGAAACGCTGATGGAACTGGATGCCGTGACCAAGCGCCACGGTTTCCTCGAGCAGACCCTCTAATCCACCCGCGCGCCGTCCCCGGGACGGCGCGCGATCCCCGTTTGGTTCATCCCCTGCCACCTCTGGACTGGAACTGCATGAGCACTGACATCACCCGCATCCACGCCCGCGAAATCCTCGACTCCCGCGGCAATCCCACGCTCGAAGCGGAAGTGACCCTGGCCGGCGGCGGCTTCGGTCGTGCGGCAGTGCCCAGCGGCGCGTCCACTGGTACCCGCGAGGCGGTGGAGCTGCGTGATGGCGACAAGTCGCGCTATCTCGGCAAGGGCGTGAAGAACGCGGTGGGCAACGTCAACGGTGCGATCGCCGGTGCGCTGAAGGGCTTCGACGCGGCCGACCAGAAGGGTCTGGATGCCAAGCTCATCGCGCTGGACGGTACTCCGAACAAGGGCAAGCTCGGCGCCAACGCCCTCCTGGGCGTGTCGATGGCCGCCGCGCATGCCGTTGCAGCGCAGCAGGGGCGGCCGCTGTGGCAGTACCTGGCGACCATCAACGGCACCACCGGCAAGCCTGGCGCGCTGCCGGTGCCGATGATGAACATCATCAACGGCGGCGCCCATGCCGATAACAACGTCGACGTGCAGGAGTTCATGGTGCTGCCGGTCGGCCTGCCGAGCTTCGCCGAGGCGCTGCGCGCCGGCACGGAGATCTTTCACGCGCTCAAGAGCGTGCTGAAGGGCAAGGGTCTCAACACGGCGGTGGGCGACGAGGGCGGCTTCGCGCCGAACCTGCGCTCGAACATCGAAGCGCTCGACACCATCCTCGAAGCGGTCAACAAGTCCGGCTACAAGGTCGGCAGCGACATCCTGCTGGGCCTGGACGTGGCCAGCTCCGAGTTCTTCAAGGACGGCAAGTACGATCTGGAAGGCGAGGGTAAGGTCTACACGCCGGCGCAGTTCGTCGACCTGCTGGCCAGCTGGGCGAAGCAGTATCCGATCGTCACCATCGAGGACGGCATGGCCGAAGGCGACTGGGACGGCTGGAAGCTGCTCACCGACACCATCGGCAAGCAGGTGCAGCTGGTCGGCGACGACCTGTTCGTGACCAACCCGGCCATCTTCAAGGAAGGCATCGACAAGAAGATCGCCAACGCGATCCTGATCAAGGTCAACCAGATCGGCACGCTGTCGGAGACGCTCGAAGCGATCGCCATGGCCGACGCCGCCAAGTACGCCGCGATCGTGTCGCACCGCTCCGGCGAGACGGAGGACACCACCATCTCCGATATTGCCGTGGCGACCACCGCGACCCAGATCAAGACCGGTTCGCTGTGCCGCACCGACCGCGTGGCGAAGTACAACCAGCTGCTGCGCATCGAGGAGCAACTGGGTGCCGCCGCGCAATACGCCGGCCGCAACGCGTTCCCGAACCTGGCCAAGCTGCCGGGCTGACGGCATCCGTCCCTAGGCCATGCTGCGCTGGATCGCTCTCATCCTGCTGCTCGTGCTGATCGGTCTGCAGGTAAAGCTGTGGACCGGCAACGGCGGCGTGCACGAGGTAGAAACCCTGCGCGCCGCCGTGAAGAAACAGACCGAGGACAACCAGCGCCTGCTCCAGCGCAATCAGGCGCTGGGCGCGGACGTCGACGATCTCAAGCATGGCGAACAGGCGGTGGAAGCGCGAGCGCGCGGGGAGCTGGGCCTGATCAAGCCCGGCGAGACCTTCTACCAGGTGGTCGAGCAGCAGCCGGGCGCCGCATCCAGCGCCCCTGCGCCGCCGGCTGCCAGCGGCAGCAGCGGGCCCTGACATGACTTCCCTGTGGTGCGTAGTGCCGGCCGCCGGGCGCGGGGCGCGGGTCGGCGGAGACATCCCCAAACAATACCTGCCGCTGGCCGGCGAACCGCTGATCCGGCACACGCTGGAACGGCTGGCCGCACACCCGCGCATCGCCGGCCTGATGGTGGTGCTGGGTGCCGGGGACGAACGGTGGCCTGGATGGGACCGGCTCGCCGGCAAACCCGTGCGTACCGCTATCGGCGGGGCCGAGCGCTGCGATTCCGTGCTCGCCGGCCTGCATGCCCTGCCTCCCGAGGTGGCGCCGGATGCATTCGTTCTGGTCCACGACGCCGCGCGCCCTTGCGTGCGCACGGCCGACATCGAGCGCCTGATCGACCTGGCCACGCCGGCGGGCGGCGGGCTGCTGGGGGCGCCGTTGCGCGACACGCTCAAGCGTGCCGATGCCTCGGGGCGCAGTCTCGCCACCGAGCCGCGCGAGGAGCGCTGGCGCGCCTTCACTCCGCAGATGTTCCGCCGTGGTGAACTGGCGGAAGCATTGCGCGCGGCAGCGGCTGCCGGCCTCAAGGTTAGCGACGAGGCGATGGCGATGGAGCGCGCGGGCTTTGCCCCGTTGCTCGTCGAAGGCGCCGAGGACAATATCAAGGTCACGACGGCCGCCGATTTCGCGCTGGCCGAGTTCCTGCTGAGCAAGACGACGTGAGGATGGACAGCGCATGATGCGGATCGGCCAGGGCTACGACGTACACGCTTTCGGCGATGGCGACCACGTCATGCTGGGCGGCGTGCGCGTGCCGCACAGCCGCGGCGTCATCGCTCATTCCGACGGCGACGTGGTGATCCACGCCCTGTGCGATGCGATCTTCGGGGCCCTCGCGCTGGGCGACATCGGGCGTCACTTCCCGCCGTCGCAGGAACGCTGGCGCCATGCGGAAAGCCGCCTGTTCCTGCGCCACGCCTACGCGCTGATGCGCGAACGCGGCTATGCGATCGGCAACGTGGACGTCACAGTGATCTGCGAGGCTCCGAAGGTCGGCCCGCACGCCCAGGCCATGCGCGAGCTTCTGGCGGAAGACCTGCACTGCGACCTCGACCGCGTGAGCATCAAGGCCACCACGACCGAGCAACTGGGCTTCACCGGCCGCGGCGAAGGCATCGCCGCCCAGGCCTGCGCGCTGCTGGTCCTGGCATGAGCGAGGCGGAGGTCCGCGGCTCCGCCAACCGGCTGCACGAGCAGCTGGAGCACATCATCGAACTGCTGCGCCGGCACAAGCTGGTGGAGCAGGTCGCGCATGCGCAGCACGGCCCGCACCAGGAGCTGGTCGACAACCTGCTGCACCGCCAGCACCTGTCGGAATTGCAGCGCCAGCTCGACGGCCTGCACCCGGCCGACATCGCCTACATCCTCGAAGCCCTGCCGCTGGAAGACCGCCTGACGGTCTGGCAGCTGGTGAAGGCCGATCGCGACGGCGAGATCCTGCTCGAAGTCTCGGACGCGGTCCGCGAATCCCTGATCGCGGACATGGACCAGGGCGAAATCCTCGCCGCGGTGGAACCGCTGGAGGCCGACGAGCTGGCCGACCTGGTGGAGGACCTGCCGACCGAGGTGCTGCCCGAGCTGATGGCCAGCCTCGACGCGCAGCAGCGCGAGCAGCTGCAGTCGGCCCTGTCCTGGAAGGAGGACCAGGTCGGTGCGCTGATGGACTTCGAGATGGTCACCATCCGCGAGGACGTCAGTCTCGAAGTCGTACTGCGCTACTTGCGCCGCTTCGACGAGCTCCCGGCGCAGACCGACAAGCTGTTCGTCGTGAACTACGAGAACGTGCTCACCGGCGTGCTGCCGCTGCATTGGCTGCTGGTCAACTCGCCGGAAAGGATGGTGAGCGAGGTGATGGCGCCGGATGTGAATACCTTCCACCCGGCCGACGATGTCTACGAAGTCGCCCAGGCGTTCGAGCGCTACGACCTGGTGACGGCGCCGGTGGTGGACGACAGCAGTCATCTGATCGGCCGCATCACCATCGATGCGATGGTCGACGTGATCCGCGAGGAAAGCGAGAGCGAGGCGCTGAGCCGTGGCGGCCTGCGCGAGGAAGAAGACATCTTCGCCTCGGTATGGAAGTCGGTGCGCAACCGCTGGGCGTGGCTGGCCATCAACCTGGTGACGGCCTTCATCGCGTCGCGCGTGATCGGCCTGTTCGAAGGCTCGATCCAGCGGCTGGTGGCGCTGGCCACGCTGATGCCGATCGTCGCCGGCATCGGCGGCAACTCCGGCAACCAGACCATCACTATGATCGTGCGCGCACTGGCGCTGGACCAGATCACCACGGACAGCGCCAGGCGCCTGTGGCGCAAGGAAATGGGCGTGGCGCTGGCGAACGGTCTGGTGTGGGGCGGCGTGATCGGCGTGGTGGCCTGGGCGCTCTACGGCAATGTTTCGCTGGGCCTGGTCATGACCGCGGCGATGACCCTCAATCTGCTGCTCGCGGCGTTCTGCGGCGTGGGCATCCCGATGCTGATGGCCCGTGCGGGACGCGATCCTGCGCTGGGTTCCAGCGTATTGATCACCGCCATGACGGACAGCGGCGGCTTCTTCATCTTCCTCGGGCTGGCGACGCTGTTCCTGGTCTAACGTGGCGCCGGCATCCGGCCGGCGCATCCATCTTTCTGGTTCTTCCGCATGAGCGATCTTCCCTACGCCAATGGCACACCGCCGCTGAGCGCCCAGCTGCGCAGCACGCCCGAGGACTTCCGCGTGGAGGAGGTCCTCGGATACGAAGCGGACGGCGAGGGCGAGCACGCCCTGTTGCTGGTCGAGAAGCGTGGCGCCACCACGGATTGGGTGGCGCGCGAGCTGGCCCGCTATGCGGGCGTGCCGCCGGTGGCGGTCGGCTATGCCGGCTTGAAGGACCGCCATGCGGTCACGCGCCAGACCTTCTCGGTGCAGCTGGCCGGCAAGCCGGATCCGGACTGGTCCGCTTTTCCGCATGCCGAGGTGAAGGTCATTTCCGCCACCCGGCACGCGCGCAAGCTCAAGCGCGGCGCGCTGCGCGGCAACCGGTTCGTGCTGGTGCTGCGGCAGGTGCAGGGCGATCGTGCGCGCGCCGAAGAAGTGCTGGAGCGGATCGCCGCGCGCGGCGTGCCGAACTATTTCGGCGAGCAGCGCTTCGGCCGGGGCGGCGGCAATGTGGAACAGGCCAGGGCGATGTTCGCCGGGCGCCGCGTGGACCGCGACAAGCGCCAGTTCTTGCTGTCCGCCGCGCGTTCGCACATTTTCAACGAGGTCCTGGCCGCGCGGGTCGAGCGCGGCGCGTGGGATACGCCGCTGGAAGGCGAGTTGTGGTCGCTCGCCGGCAGCCGCTCCTGGTTCGG
It contains:
- the ispF gene encoding 2-C-methyl-D-erythritol 2,4-cyclodiphosphate synthase yields the protein MRIGQGYDVHAFGDGDHVMLGGVRVPHSRGVIAHSDGDVVIHALCDAIFGALALGDIGRHFPPSQERWRHAESRLFLRHAYALMRERGYAIGNVDVTVICEAPKVGPHAQAMRELLAEDLHCDLDRVSIKATTTEQLGFTGRGEGIAAQACALLVLA
- the mgtE gene encoding magnesium transporter gives rise to the protein MSEAEVRGSANRLHEQLEHIIELLRRHKLVEQVAHAQHGPHQELVDNLLHRQHLSELQRQLDGLHPADIAYILEALPLEDRLTVWQLVKADRDGEILLEVSDAVRESLIADMDQGEILAAVEPLEADELADLVEDLPTEVLPELMASLDAQQREQLQSALSWKEDQVGALMDFEMVTIREDVSLEVVLRYLRRFDELPAQTDKLFVVNYENVLTGVLPLHWLLVNSPERMVSEVMAPDVNTFHPADDVYEVAQAFERYDLVTAPVVDDSSHLIGRITIDAMVDVIREESESEALSRGGLREEEDIFASVWKSVRNRWAWLAINLVTAFIASRVIGLFEGSIQRLVALATLMPIVAGIGGNSGNQTITMIVRALALDQITTDSARRLWRKEMGVALANGLVWGGVIGVVAWALYGNVSLGLVMTAAMTLNLLLAAFCGVGIPMLMARAGRDPALGSSVLITAMTDSGGFFIFLGLATLFLV
- the truD gene encoding tRNA pseudouridine(13) synthase TruD; its protein translation is MSDLPYANGTPPLSAQLRSTPEDFRVEEVLGYEADGEGEHALLLVEKRGATTDWVARELARYAGVPPVAVGYAGLKDRHAVTRQTFSVQLAGKPDPDWSAFPHAEVKVISATRHARKLKRGALRGNRFVLVLRQVQGDRARAEEVLERIAARGVPNYFGEQRFGRGGGNVEQARAMFAGRRVDRDKRQFLLSAARSHIFNEVLAARVERGAWDTPLEGELWSLAGSRSWFGPEPFDEVLADRLARGDIHPSGPLWGQGETPAGAEVAQLETQIAEANADLVAGLVAARMDQERRPLRLIPDQLQWRWLEGDALELTFGLPAGAYATVIVRELATT
- the ispD gene encoding 2-C-methyl-D-erythritol 4-phosphate cytidylyltransferase, with the protein product MTSLWCVVPAAGRGARVGGDIPKQYLPLAGEPLIRHTLERLAAHPRIAGLMVVLGAGDERWPGWDRLAGKPVRTAIGGAERCDSVLAGLHALPPEVAPDAFVLVHDAARPCVRTADIERLIDLATPAGGGLLGAPLRDTLKRADASGRSLATEPREERWRAFTPQMFRRGELAEALRAAAAAGLKVSDEAMAMERAGFAPLLVEGAEDNIKVTTAADFALAEFLLSKTT
- the kdsA gene encoding 3-deoxy-8-phosphooctulonate synthase translates to MKLCGFEVGQDQPLFLIAGPCVVESEQLQVETAGKLKEITAKLGVNFIFKSSFDKANRSSGSSFRGLGMEEGLRILGEVKRQVGVPVLTDVHEYTPFGEVASVVDMLQTPAFLCRQTDFIQAVARAGKPVNIKKGQFLAPWDMKNVVDKAKAVGNDDILVCERGASFGYNNLVSDMRSLAVMRDTGCPVVFDATHSVQLPGGQGTSSGGQREFVPVLARAAIAVGVAGLFAETHPDPAKALSDGPNAWPLGKMEALLETLMELDAVTKRHGFLEQTL
- a CDS encoding aminopeptidase P family protein, which produces MSHPIPSRLALLREAMRRHGVDACLIPSADPHMSEYLPDHWQARAWLSGFTGSAGLLIVTPDQAGLWTDSRYFAQAERQLAGTGIELMRQRPSQASEHLEWLRQHLGDGQTLAVAGDSLPLATRELIDRRFASTGARLRTDLDLPGAIWTDRPPLPVAPVVEHPIRYACITRADKLARLRTAMRKHGASHHLVSSLDDIAWLTNLRGSDVECNPVFLAHLLVAADGPATLFVDRRKLTDTLVAALAADDVRIANYATIADALGELRAGDTLLLDAHRVASVIADAIPPAVRRVEAANPSTLLKARKSAGELDHVREAMRRDGAALVRAFRRLEERLAAGMTQTELDVEALLREERSSQPDFIGESFATIAGYQANGALPHYRATPESHSTLKPLGLLLVDSGGQYLGGTTDVTRVLGLGPTTAEQRRDSTLVMKGLIALSRARFPKGASGPQLDALARAPLWASGLDYGHGTGHGVGYFLNVHEGPQSIRPPVPGTALHALEPGMITSIEPGVYKPDRHGIRHENLAVVVEADQTEFGEFFAFETLTLCPFDRRALEPGLLNPEERAWLDDYHAKVRAALSPLLEGADLVWLERHCAPL
- a CDS encoding CTP synthase codes for the protein MTPLIFVTGGVVSSLGKGIAAASLASILEARGLSVTMMKLDPYINVDPGTMSPFQHGEVYVTDDGAETDLDLGHYERFVHTRLTGKNSITTGKIYESVIRKERRGDYLGATVQVIPHITDEIKHCIHEATRGFDVALVEIGGTVGDIESLPFLEAIRQLRIEHGPEKCLFMHLTLVPYIKAAGEIKTKPTQHSVKELRSIGIQPDVLLCRCEQPLPDGERRKIALFTNVPENAVISAADVDIIYKQPLWLHKQGLDEIVVKRLGLEAGPADLSAWQRTVDAVEHPKDEVSVAIVGKYVEHKDAYKSLGEALRHGGIKQQTRVNLKWIDSEQIEAEGAAKVLGEVDAILVPGGFGKRGFEGKVLTAKYAREHGVPYFGICYGMHAAVVDFARHVAGLADADSSENDRNTPDPVIALITEWTTATGEVETRNERSDLGGTMRLGAQECRLKVGTLARELYGQDVVRERHRHRYEFNNRYRQSFEDLGMVISGKSMDDLLVEIVELPQQKHPWFLGCQAHPEFTSTPRDGHPLFIGFVRAAREYKAVREGERLARAKENVA
- the eno gene encoding phosphopyruvate hydratase, producing the protein MSTDITRIHAREILDSRGNPTLEAEVTLAGGGFGRAAVPSGASTGTREAVELRDGDKSRYLGKGVKNAVGNVNGAIAGALKGFDAADQKGLDAKLIALDGTPNKGKLGANALLGVSMAAAHAVAAQQGRPLWQYLATINGTTGKPGALPVPMMNIINGGAHADNNVDVQEFMVLPVGLPSFAEALRAGTEIFHALKSVLKGKGLNTAVGDEGGFAPNLRSNIEALDTILEAVNKSGYKVGSDILLGLDVASSEFFKDGKYDLEGEGKVYTPAQFVDLLASWAKQYPIVTIEDGMAEGDWDGWKLLTDTIGKQVQLVGDDLFVTNPAIFKEGIDKKIANAILIKVNQIGTLSETLEAIAMADAAKYAAIVSHRSGETEDTTISDIAVATTATQIKTGSLCRTDRVAKYNQLLRIEEQLGAAAQYAGRNAFPNLAKLPG
- the ftsB gene encoding cell division protein FtsB, producing the protein MLRWIALILLLVLIGLQVKLWTGNGGVHEVETLRAAVKKQTEDNQRLLQRNQALGADVDDLKHGEQAVEARARGELGLIKPGETFYQVVEQQPGAASSAPAPPAASGSSGP